The Bacteroidales bacterium genome has a window encoding:
- a CDS encoding sugar porter family MFS transporter, which yields MNKRLYTLLISMVAALGGLLFGFDIAIFSGIIPFIQPYFHLNDVQLGWTGSSLYIGCIIGSLATGQLTDRFGRKFPLLVSALIFSVSCIFTGWSQTYSSLIIWRIIAGIGVGSASVLSPLYIAEISPSDIRGRMVSLNQLAIVTGILLAYFSNYILADFADNWRWMFTSGAFPAGLFLICTLFIPESPRWLILKGNEEKGERILTRLMDKEAVSRELQEIKITVAGEVRGKVSDLFKKGVRYIVFIGIILAVFQQISGANAVFFYAPIIFEKAGMNIKSQLFQQILVGFTNFIFTFLAIRLVDRLGRKKLMVGGSFLIGLWLLIIAAFFHFGWFSGFGLTLFVLLFIATYSTTLAPVTWVLMSEIFPNRIRGTAMSVATGTLWISCFALTFGFPILFGSNNGKGLLSPMWNFVLFSGINFLYFFILLRMVPETKGKTLEEIEMELTKK from the coding sequence ATGAATAAACGCCTGTATACCCTGCTTATCAGTATGGTGGCTGCTTTGGGTGGACTACTATTCGGTTTTGACATTGCCATATTTTCAGGAATCATTCCGTTTATCCAGCCCTATTTTCACCTGAATGATGTGCAACTAGGGTGGACAGGCAGCAGTTTATATATCGGGTGCATAATCGGTTCGCTGGCAACAGGACAATTGACCGACCGCTTTGGCCGTAAATTTCCACTGCTCGTTTCTGCATTGATCTTTTCGGTATCCTGTATATTCACCGGGTGGTCACAAACTTACTCCTCCCTCATCATCTGGCGGATTATCGCCGGTATCGGTGTAGGCTCTGCTTCGGTGCTTTCACCGTTGTATATTGCCGAAATCAGTCCGTCGGACATCCGGGGCCGAATGGTTTCATTGAACCAGCTTGCCATTGTAACCGGAATCCTGCTGGCCTATTTCTCAAACTACATACTGGCTGATTTTGCCGATAATTGGAGATGGATGTTTACTTCCGGAGCCTTTCCGGCCGGGCTGTTCCTGATATGCACGCTATTCATTCCCGAAAGTCCGCGCTGGCTTATATTGAAAGGAAATGAAGAAAAAGGAGAAAGGATACTGACACGCCTGATGGATAAAGAAGCTGTGTCCAGGGAATTGCAGGAGATTAAAATTACAGTTGCCGGTGAAGTCCGGGGAAAAGTCAGCGATCTTTTTAAAAAGGGTGTGCGTTATATCGTTTTTATCGGGATTATCCTTGCCGTTTTCCAGCAGATTTCCGGTGCCAATGCGGTTTTCTTTTATGCCCCCATCATTTTTGAAAAAGCAGGAATGAATATCAAAAGCCAGCTTTTTCAGCAGATTCTGGTTGGATTTACGAATTTCATATTCACCTTTCTTGCGATACGATTGGTAGACCGGCTTGGAAGGAAAAAATTAATGGTCGGAGGCTCCTTCCTGATCGGACTCTGGCTTTTGATCATTGCTGCCTTTTTTCATTTCGGGTGGTTTAGCGGATTCGGGCTAACCCTCTTTGTACTGCTTTTTATTGCCACCTACTCCACAACCCTGGCGCCGGTAACCTGGGTGCTCATGTCAGAGATTTTTCCGAACCGGATAAGAGGTACAGCCATGTCGGTTGCCACAGGAACCTTATGGATATCCTGTTTTGCCCTGACGTTCGGATTTCCTATACTTTTCGGAAGCAACAATGGCAAAGGACTCCTGAGCCCGATGTGGAATTTCGTGCTGTTTTCAGGGATCAACTTCCTGTATTTCTTTATTCTTCTCAGAATGGTTCCTGAGACAAAAGGGAAAACACTGGAAGAGATTGAGATGGAACTGACAAAAAAATAG
- a CDS encoding helix-turn-helix domain-containing protein, whose protein sequence is MNETKEHILRTSLLLFLQKSYRDVTMREIVEKTGMSKGAFYHYFTSKEELFKEIVTRFMSSGAANYAAFNKTSLKKFYEDYIDSLDTSLKQLSNMVDEKERESFNFNFFLILFEAVGRFPEFLKMELQQHRKDINAWKKIIAVARKTGEIKSENTDEEIAQLFLFCSDGVFLRFINSDKPVTFPDFLRSAFNSIYKNLKT, encoded by the coding sequence GTGAACGAGACGAAAGAACATATTTTAAGAACTTCATTGCTCCTTTTTCTTCAGAAGAGCTACAGGGATGTTACCATGCGGGAGATCGTTGAAAAAACGGGAATGTCGAAAGGAGCTTTTTACCATTACTTTACCAGCAAAGAGGAGCTTTTTAAAGAGATAGTTACCCGGTTCATGTCGTCGGGGGCGGCAAATTATGCTGCTTTCAATAAAACGTCCCTGAAGAAGTTTTATGAAGACTACATCGATTCGCTGGATACTTCTTTGAAACAACTAAGCAACATGGTGGATGAAAAGGAAAGGGAGTCATTCAATTTTAATTTCTTTCTGATCCTCTTTGAGGCTGTTGGCCGTTTCCCCGAATTTCTTAAAATGGAATTACAGCAACACCGGAAAGATATTAATGCCTGGAAAAAAATTATAGCTGTTGCCAGGAAGACAGGAGAAATCAAAAGCGAAAACACGGACGAAGAAATTGCACAGCTTTTTCTTTTCTGCTCCGACGGTGTTTTTCTAAGGTTCATAAACAGTGATAAACCGGTAACTTTCCCGGATTTCCTCAGGTCGGCATTCAATTCAATATATAAGAATTTAAAAACCTGA